A genomic segment from Lagenorhynchus albirostris chromosome X, mLagAlb1.1, whole genome shotgun sequence encodes:
- the LOC132513789 gene encoding LOW QUALITY PROTEIN: 5-azacytidine-induced protein 2-like (The sequence of the model RefSeq protein was modified relative to this genomic sequence to represent the inferred CDS: substituted 1 base at 1 genomic stop codon), whose translation MDALVDDDICILNHEKAHRRDTVTPVSMYSGDESVASHFALVTAYEDIKKRLKDSEKENSFFKKRIRFEEEKLIGARRDEETNSVGGEQINKAYQAYREVCIDRVNLKSKLDKMNKDNSESLKVLNEQLQSKEGELLQQRTEMETRQVIRNLNPPSSNQEVEKLSCDLKIHGLEQELELMRKECRDLKIELKKSKQTDPSQEDSLKSRNLQRLSISSDNMQSAHWELKREISNLHLVTQVQAELKKAENPAAIKKACTPAGCMEDLGKDSTKLHLTDFTATDKRHAPLSPNGKTLCHAMSSRLPEDVKVLSEKAVLQSWTDHERSIPHDGTNFQEHKSYGRNSLEDNSXVFPSSPKPSETTFGETKNKPFPLSNLPPLHYLDQHNQNCHYKN comes from the coding sequence ATGGATGCACTGGTAGATGATGATATCTGCATTCTGAATCATGAAAAAGCCCATAGGAGAGATACAGTGACTCCAGTCTCAATGTATTCAGGAGATGAATCTGTTGCTTCACATTTTGCCCTTGTCACTGCATATGAAGACATCAAAAAACGACTTAAGGATTCAGAGAAAGagaactctttctttaaaaaaagaataagatttgAGGAAGAAAAGCTTATAGGAGCTCGAAGGGATGAAGAAACAAATTCTGTGGGAGGAGAACAAATAAATAAGGCCTACCAGGCATATCGAGAGGTTTGCATTGATAGAGTTAATCTGAAgagcaaattggataaaatgaataaagacaaCTCTGAATCTTTGAAAGTACTGAATGAACAGCTACAATCGAAAGAAGGAGAACTTCTCCAGCAGAGGACAGAGATGGAAACTCGGCAGGTGATAAGAAATTTAAATCCACCTTCATCAAACCAGGAGGTGGAAAAGTTGAGCTGTGACCTGAAGATCCATGGTTTGGAACAAGAACTGGAACTGATGAGGAAAGAATGTAGAGATCTCAAAATAGAgctaaaaaaatccaaacaaacgGATCCATCTCAGGAAGACAGTCTGAAGAGCAGAAATCTCCAAAGACTAAGCATTTCAAGTGATAATATGCAAAGTGCACACTGGGAACTGAAGAGAGAAATCTCTAATTTACATCTGGTGACTCAAGTACAAGCTGAACTTAAGAAAGCTGAAAACCCAGCTGCAATCAAGAAAGCCTGCACCCCAGCAGGATGCATGGAAGACCTTGGGAAAGACAGCACAAAACTGCACTTGACAGATTTTACCGCAACGGACAAAAGACACGCCCCTCTCTCGCCAAATGGCAAAACTCTTTGTCATGCCATGTCTTCCCGTTTACCAGAAGATGTAAAGGTTTTATCAGAGAAAGCAGTTCTCCAGTCATGGACAGATCATGAGCGATCCATTCCTCACGACGGCACAAACTTTCAGGAACACAAATCTTATGGCAGAAATTCTCTGGAAGATAACTCTTGAGTATTCCCAAGCTCTCCTAAACCAAGTGAGACAACATTTGGcgaaactaaaaataaaccttTCCCTTTATCCAACCTGCCACCACTGCATTACTTGGATCAACATAATCAGAACTgccattataaaaattaa